The Argiope bruennichi chromosome 5, qqArgBrue1.1, whole genome shotgun sequence genome segment GATAGATATGACAAATAATCTCTAAGGGttaatgtttttagattttaatttttgggCGAAATTACGATTATTTAAGAttcgaagaagaaaaaattatctgttCTATTCCTTCTTCGACTTTCTATTCCACGCCATGATATCACTCATAATCTGTAGAACCACGGTATCCTAacggtaaggtctcggcttcggaagcggagggtttcaggttcgagacccgattctaccgaagaaccgtcgtctaagggggtttgttgcacgttaaatccgtcatggccAAACACCTCCAGCTGGTGAGGTGCTGTGTGGATAGGGGGTTGtcggctcaggtgtcgtcctcgtcatctgagctCGGTGCagaattacgaggttcgtcccaaaatagccgtagtgttgctttaaaacgggacgttaatataactaaagtaaactaAACACTCCTAATCTACGGTCAAACCAGCGGGAGATATCTCCTTGGAATTTTATACGTATTCTCTAACAAAAATCTTAGCCTTCCTTTTCCCGTATAAAAATTGTAGAGATCGATCAATAGCATTAATATACCGAATGCCCAAATTTTTACATATCaacattttatgctttatattatagtaaagaaaactgaatatacattttagacATCTTTTTTAACTAGTTGAAACTCCACTTTGAAGTAGAACTCCAGTTTCAGGATTAGTTttgctatattaacgtccctttgtaaagcaacactagggctattttgggactgatttCTTAACTTTGAAACGAGCTCAGATGActaagacgacacctgagctgacacccccctctccaagCCACACTACACCaacggaaggacgtttggcccggatgGATTTAACGttcaacagacccccttatacgacggttcttcagtggaatcgtgtctcgatCCTGAAAATCTaaggctcacaagccgagaccttaccaccaagccaccgtgATCCACCGTAGAATAAGATAACATAcgtaatttcatatatttaaggggttatattattgaataatcgcatttatatgcatgagaaagtGTCATCAACAAGAAGTCAATCCTTTGATTGATTTGATTCGAGACTTTATCCGTATCTACACTTTTAGATACTAAATGTAAGCCTCGAATTCTATTTATCCAAGTCGTGCGTTTTTCAGCTATGCTGTTTGCCTAcgtgcgaaagtacagaccgatagacagtcaactcctcgacatatttatttcagaatttgataAGGCTCTACACTTTAACCCATTGAACGTCGCTTATCAAGCTTCTGAATCTTCATAAAATGACCCTTACTGCAAAAAGGGAAAGCACTGACGATTTTCTACATCGAAGTTGGTcttagaaaattttcagaaaaagatcTTCTAAGTTCCAGCCGATTTTAGTGTAATAATCAAAGACTTTCTACGTTCGAGTCGTTATAGAAGAGGTTTGTTAGGACGATTTTCTAGGTTCAACCggttaaagggttaaatgaataGGGTTAAATACCTAGTTGAAACCAACATTTGACGTAGAGATCCACTTTcaggattagtttagtttagttatattaacgtcccgttgtaaagaaacactggggctattttgagacggatttcgtgattttgaaccgcggtcagatgacgaggacgacacctgagctggcagcctcctctccacaccacaccagcaagaggacgtttggccctgacgaaGTTAACTTGTAACAGACCCCATCACACGACGGTTTCTAGAAACCCTACGGCTCTCTGCTTACCTAGTTTTACCTTTTGTCTTCACTTGTACTCAAGCATACAGAGACAGATAAACTTCCTGTGAAtgattttcgttcaaaatttgataaaaagctaCAAAGACCGCATAAAAAATTCCTCTGTCTTTctcataatgtttttaaattatcgtatttACAAGCAGACAGAAAAAATTccgaaaattatgtttttagaacatagggaggtctgaaacatagATATTCGCAAAATCTCAGTttccaattttttgacaattacattaCTTTCATCATCTTTGGCTTTATTTGTATTGGCTGTGTGCATTAATTTTAAGGGATGGTTTTAGGTAAAAAGGcaacttaattatataaaaaaaaaagatggtaaCAAATGGATCTTTCAAAATACGCCGCATAGTTTGTTGCTCCCTTTTCCGTTTTTCCAAGTGATAAATCGAAAGACAGATTTTTAGAAGCTATCTacgaatagatttttttttatatcctcaTGAGAATGCAAGCACAGACAAATGAATCATTAATCGAAATAGATGGAAATCAGAAGACATTATGTGGAGAATACATTGGATATGTTTGACAACTCAGTTAAGAGCTTCTGACTCTATCTTTACCGGTTTCACAACACAAGGCCAAACATTGTTGTACTATAAAATCATTTCGACGATTCTTTTCgctttaatttaatcatttttgcttTAATGCTCGACTCAGAAGTTTAAGTCAAATACAGAATATGGGCTTGTCATCATGAACATTCGGCATTACCCTTCGATATCGGTGGCATGCCATAACTTTTTTCTCTGCGGATTATTATATTCATCGATTGTTTTTCTCATGATCACGTTACTGCCACAACTCACGCCTCGTATTCAGACCATCtatatatatctaattaaattacccctactttgctatctcttaactaGAGAAGAGAAAAGACAATCTAACTCGATAAATGACTCGATAGTACAAAAAGATGGCAGGTGTGAATCATTGGCAAGTCAAGCTGCAGTCAACGTATTTAAACTTCCCTTCTGAGTCTTTGAAGCAACTATTCATAAGTCATTCTTTGCTTTTCGATATCTCTCGGGTTTAACTCGTCCCGCACTCAATTTCTTTGTTTGTAAATCATTCCGTTGGCCTTTGTTTGAATGGAAATCGTTGACAGATGTACATATAATATTCTGCATGTTCTTTTTGTATTTGAATCTTCTTCTAGTAACCCTTCCACTTCCTTAAACTTTTTGGCTTGATATGGACGTTCTTTATCTACTGTGTCAAAATTACCTTTTTGCTCAGATGTTGAACTCGATGAAGCATAGTCACCATAAATTTCTGATAGCATTTGTGGACTTTTGGagactttttttcttcaaatggaaCCATAAATGCCAGCATATTGCATAAACTGCCAGCATATTGCATTTAATTGATCCAAAATTCTAATCCAATATTAATTATATGGTATAATGCTAATTGCGAGAACTGTTGAAAACTCCCTTAAAATCAGTGTGCACTTTCAATACAACAGAAAAATTTAACTcctatttattttactattacatGTTATGATTATTTCATGTATGTTTCACacttattatttttcacttttggctatttcagttatttttcaaaaatgaatggaagtatactttcaaaattttatttcaatagatcAATACTTAtctttaaactcttaattttggATACCAGGGCATTTGCTTAGTCGTTGGTATACTTTATTTACACACATTTATATGTAAGCGggtatacaataaaatatctttgaattggTTGActgaaaaaaaggaacaaaaacatCGAACGAAGCCAACATACTTCTGATGCACCTTTAACaatgttatacattttatttgtttttagttaAGGAGACATGAGAAAAAGATTTAACCTTAAAATAAAAGATCAAATCTCAGCCAAAAGTAGAACAGACAAGTGGCGAGGTTTACAAATGGCAGAAAATGTAATTGCAAAGTATATAAAGACATAATCATAAAATCTCAAGAAGCTTATAGCATTCCTTGCTCCATTTAAAAGTTTATGCTCTGCAATATTTTCTTAAGGCAGCTAACAATCTATTTCAATAAACATcgtgtattttatttatcttcgaAATCGAACATTATTGGACTGTTTTTACGACTGGGAAATAAATTGGAATTAGAATCGTATTTTCTAGACGTGGTGTTTTCTCTATCTCTTGAAAGATTTCTATTAAGTCAGTTCAAAAATGCCCTGTTTTTTCAGCTGTGTCGACATCCTACTTCTACAGACCTGCGTCAAAGAAGCTGAGCAAACATTGCCAAGCTGCTTCTTTAGTTTCAGTTCGCAAAACGCTTGGGATGATGTTGCTTTTTAGCCTCGTGTTCGaacttcaaggaaaaaaaaaattattgttggaaggtacaaaaaaaatttgtagcgaatattttgtttaatgattaTTTCTCAGAAAGTATAAACACGAATATACGACTTATTTGTTAAataggttttaaataaaataaacaagaataattggtcaatgcagaaaaaataatttttaactaccATCTTTTgccattttaatatgaaaaagtcATGTTAATGTCAATAAACTAGTGGGAATTGTTTCCCCGAAATTGTTACCCCCTCTCACATACAATAGAGGACCTTGCGAATTCCTTGCATGGCAAtgacgaacaataattacgaaacgcagatttttggcatgaatttaccatttttgctgaatctatcgtgcgaatatgcattttggaggCCTATATTTTcgactaaataaatttaaaattcacacgGAACTGCTATTGTAGTCACAAGGTCGTGTATcgaatttccttaattttagtcattgcatttatgagttattgtgtttacatgcatgcgaaagtacagatcgacagacggccATCAtttaacagatttggttcaaattttgataagaatctatatttagATGCTAAGcttgcgtaccaaattttatctatctagctccttatattttatagtttcataGTTAAGgagattttataattatagtttctGAGTTATGGAATGTAGCTGTTCACAACGAACAGttacagacttcctctgaatggatgttcaaaatttgatgcgtatatacaaatttgttctaaagttcatatactaaatttcatccatcaacttcaaagcgtttttgaattatcgtgttcctATACTgatagatataatgccaaaaatgtatttttttcgatTTCAGGGCGATgcaaattcgttaaaattttaaatttgatgattactatatatatatatatatatatatatatatatatatatatatatatatatatatatatatatatatatatatatatatatatatatatatatatatatatatatatatatatatatatatatatatatatattgtaacttcgtatacgagaaagtaaaaatactttgaagAATATTATGTTAAAGAGTTTCTTCATTTTTGCATTATGACAGAGTTAGAATTAAAGTTTAGCcatttagaatagaaaatactAGTATTTATAAGAACATAAAATCTGAGCATTATGCATAATCACGCACTGATTACTCCGATCTGCCCAGAGGCACATGAATAAATCTGAATAACCGAACCATCGCGACAGCATTGGCGatgttgagtcctaaaggccatcaccggtcacggtacaatcCTCCCCATAGGAAGCATGTTCACCATCGGTAATGAGGGTAGTCGATTCCACACCATTTTTGTACCCATCtgagtggcgagaaccaacctcCATACCGGGGTTTCTCCTCCTCAAAACTGAgcagcccccccccctcccagtGGGAATGAgcttaatatataagaaaaacttAGGATACTATATGATAGCAAAGTTAATTCACAAGAGGAGAGGCAGGAGCAATTCTGTCATTTGCTGTAAACATAATTCAGTCATTTTAGATCATAAATTTACTTACAGTAGAATATACTTgtgataaattatatatcttctcacttataaaattatttttttctcacgaatttaatttttaaaaaatgctgctaTATTTTGTTACACATTTTACGGGGATTTTCCAACTCTTCTTAAAATTTAGTGACCATAATTTTAACTGTCTGATTACAATTTAACGGAATGACGAGAGGAATATTCCAAACTCAAATACCTAGTCCGTGTTGCCAATTGTCTCTTTTTGCTTTTGGCCAATCCACCTCGCTATTCTTTTTCCTGGTCATGATTCAGCAAAATCAAAATCGTCGTTAAAACGAAAAATTCGGCCAAActgttttgaataataataaaggagGTGATTCAACAGAAGGCTTCATTCGtcatttacagtttttttattacatgtaaatgtaaaacaaaatttgataaatattggaGAACTTAAAAACTACCCTTTAAAGGAATATTGTAACCAGTAATGGTATgaattatatagtttatttactATAGTCGTGGTTAAATAgtcaatttcaaaattgttaaaattaggCTGTGTTTATTggtacaaaaatgttttaactctTTTGCACTATAATGTCTTCTCtcagtcaccattcaagacgatgcatcattttgacattttatttatttatttttttaaattttaatttttaaaagtacctACAGAATGTTTaaaagatgtagattcatttttcagggaaactcaCCTTAAAAcagttgcatatatatatatattttgtaggactcagaaatcactactattttagaacgcacatttaattacatttaggacatttaggatatatatacattaacataaaagaattgaacattcagtagatttcgtcgaatacgtcgcgtctcgtctttcgtccagatccgtctgatctgacacgtctttactctcgtccagatccgtctgatctgccacgtcttcactctcgcccagatccgtctgatctgctacgtcttcactctcgcccagatccgtctgatctgccacgtctttacgctcgtccagatccgtctgatctgccacgtctttacgctcgtccagatccgtctgatctgccacgtcttcactctcgtccagatccgtctgatctgccacgtctttacgctcgtcaactccgtctaacaaccagcagatggcgctcgccaacaggcgctcgtcactacatatatatatatatatatatatatatatatacaattacattgtcataatcattaaaataatcttgatatactaatattttaagtaatgaaagCTCTATATTTATACGACTAAAATTAGTGAAACTTGAATATTATCCTTTTTAGCAGAGTTTGAACGATTTCAATAATTGTCTAAATGACGATCCATCAATCGATTTATGACTTTCCAGCGAAGCGGATAATGGATTGGCctacattaatgaaatttataaagtttcataACTCGGCAATTTTGATTACAGAATAGaattacattctttttcaaatgttagtgtatcagaatattttactaaacatgaCTACAAaaacttggaaatatttttaaataattagattttacattttttttttcagcaatccATTTATAATTCTAAACGGCATAAAATGTATTGCTTAAAGTCAATTTGGGATTATTTTTCCTAATCGGAAGCATTTCtgatttaatagatatttagtaCTGAGGTACGATTAGAAAGGGGtagtaaaaatatgtaatatctcAGCCTGTTATTACATAAACTATATAACGTTAATTAGTAAATCGATGGTAATATCAATTATATCTTTAAAGGAAACATATGGTAATAtgactaatgaaaattttaatatttattaacattacagatagtaaatgaaattattttagaaaagaatgaaatatttactttctacatttgtaaaaataggacaacacattttttgaaaaagatctAAGAGAGATTTTCTTCAGACTTTCTGCGGATATCATCTTACCTGGAATTGCTAACACTTTGgcacagaaaatgaaaatttaaaccaATGTATGTTTATTACTAATGACAATACAATTACATGTTTTAATGAGTACTGAGTGTTAGTTATTCGTTTCGCTCATTTAGCTGATATCTTTGGAACTTAAAGATAACCTTTTGTAACTGATTCCACTTCACTTTTTTGagtatgaaattaagaaaatctaatgattattcaaattttgataattgactctaagaaaatgaaaagaatatgaacctaagaataagaatgaatctctgtattttagacctctctgagaataataataataaaaaaatcatttacatacATAAAACACTAAAGTGAGTAACGcagttcttattatttattgttgaatggcaacagcCAAATGTAAACAAGTCGCTGTACGAacgtttcagactgcttcattaaatgtttttacagcTGCAATTAATCCAACGCCTCGactagctaattaatggagctacAAAGTATTATTAGAAACGCTCGAACAAGAGCATATATAAACTTCCATTTATTCAGAAAGATGCTAAGAAGATAAAAGAAGCTAAGATGATAG includes the following:
- the LOC129968256 gene encoding uncharacterized protein LOC129968256, which produces MISAESLKKISLRSFSKNVLSYFYKCRNDERLLASAICWLLDGVDERKDVADQTDLDESEDVADQTDLDERKDVADQTDLDERKDVADQTDLGESEDVADQTDLGESEDVADQTDLDESKDVSDQTDLDERRDATYSTKSTECSILLC